A genomic stretch from Enterobacter dykesii includes:
- a CDS encoding carboxypeptidase-like regulatory domain-containing protein, with protein sequence MLIGLTLCGCVMHRQTQPEVEGRLVDSAGKPVPDAKIILEREQTLSDDNGRFAFKSQHEWIFFLPIGPMDWIYHTPLQISVNGKEYEADAGGGLGGPHKLEGKAYNVICILPDLPGEARCQSGL encoded by the coding sequence ATGCTGATTGGCCTGACGCTATGCGGTTGTGTAATGCACCGCCAGACGCAGCCAGAAGTGGAAGGACGTCTAGTCGACAGCGCAGGTAAGCCTGTCCCGGACGCAAAAATAATATTAGAGAGGGAGCAGACGCTTTCTGACGACAACGGTCGTTTTGCTTTTAAGAGCCAGCATGAGTGGATCTTTTTTCTGCCAATAGGTCCGATGGACTGGATTTATCACACCCCGCTCCAGATAAGCGTCAACGGAAAGGAATATGAAGCAGATGCAGGCGGCGGTCTCGGTGGGCCACACAAGCTTGAAGGGAAAGCGTATAACGTTATTTGCATATTGCCTGACCTTCCCGGAGAAGCGAGATGTCAGTCCGGTTTATAA
- the ftsP gene encoding cell division protein FtsP produces MSLSRRQFIQASGIALCAGAMPLTASAAGQQQPLPIPPLIESRRGQPLFLTLQRSHWSFTQGTRAPVWGINGRYLGPTIRVWNGDDVKLIYSNRTPENVAMTISGLQVPGPLIGGAARMMSPSADWAPVLPIRQSAATLWYHANTPNRTAQQVYNGLAGMWLVEDEVSKSLPIPNHYGVDDFPIIIQDKRLDNFGTPEYSEPGSGGFVGDTLLVNGAQSPYVEVSRGWVRLRLLNASNSRRYQLQMSDGRPLHVISGDQGFLPAPVSVKQLALSPGERREILVDMTNGDEVSLTCGEAASIVDRIRGFFEPSSILVSTLVLTLRPTGLLPLVTDSLPMRLLPQEIMSGSPVRSRDISLGDDPGINGALWDVNRIDITAQQGTWERWTVRSDMPQSFHIEGVAFLIRNVNGAMPFPEDRGWKDTVWVDGQVELLVYYGQPSWPHFPFLFHSQTLEMMDRGSVGQMLINPAP; encoded by the coding sequence ATGTCACTCAGTCGGCGTCAGTTTATTCAGGCTTCGGGGATCGCCCTTTGTGCGGGTGCGATGCCGCTGACAGCCAGCGCCGCCGGGCAGCAACAGCCGCTGCCCATTCCGCCATTAATTGAATCCCGTCGCGGTCAGCCGCTTTTCCTGACGCTGCAGCGTAGCCACTGGTCCTTTACCCAGGGGACGCGCGCGCCGGTCTGGGGCATTAACGGACGTTACCTTGGGCCGACCATACGCGTGTGGAATGGCGATGACGTAAAGCTCATCTACAGTAACCGTACCCCTGAAAATGTCGCCATGACCATCAGCGGCTTACAGGTGCCTGGCCCGCTGATTGGCGGCGCGGCGCGAATGATGTCACCCAGCGCCGACTGGGCGCCGGTTCTGCCGATTCGCCAGAGCGCGGCTACCCTTTGGTATCACGCCAACACGCCTAACCGCACGGCGCAGCAGGTCTATAACGGCCTGGCCGGAATGTGGCTGGTGGAGGATGAGGTCAGCAAATCCCTGCCGATCCCGAACCACTACGGCGTGGATGATTTCCCGATTATCATCCAGGACAAACGTCTGGATAATTTCGGTACGCCAGAATACAGCGAGCCGGGCAGCGGTGGCTTTGTCGGCGATACGCTGCTGGTCAACGGTGCGCAAAGCCCGTATGTCGAGGTCTCGCGCGGCTGGGTGCGCCTGCGCCTGCTCAACGCGTCTAACTCGCGCCGCTATCAGCTGCAAATGAGCGATGGCCGTCCTCTGCACGTGATCTCCGGCGACCAGGGCTTTTTACCGGCCCCGGTGTCCGTCAAACAGCTGGCGCTCTCGCCGGGTGAACGTCGCGAAATTCTCGTGGACATGACCAACGGGGATGAAGTGTCGCTAACCTGCGGTGAAGCGGCGAGCATTGTTGACCGTATTCGCGGGTTCTTTGAACCGTCGAGCATACTTGTCTCGACCCTGGTGCTGACCCTGCGTCCAACCGGTCTGCTGCCGCTGGTGACCGATAGCCTGCCAATGCGCCTGCTGCCGCAGGAGATCATGAGCGGCTCGCCGGTGCGCAGCCGTGATATCAGCCTGGGCGATGACCCGGGCATCAACGGCGCGCTGTGGGACGTCAACCGCATCGACATTACCGCGCAGCAGGGCACCTGGGAGCGCTGGACGGTCCGTTCAGATATGCCGCAGTCGTTCCATATTGAAGGGGTGGCATTCCTGATCCGCAACGTCAACGGAGCGATGCCGTTCCCGGAAGACCGCGGCTGGAAAGATACCGTCTGGGTGGACGGTCAGGTTGAACTGCTTGTCTACTATGGTCAGCCTTCGTGGCCGCACTTCCCGTTCCTGTTCCACAGCCAGACTCTGGAGATGATGGACAGGGGGTCCGTAGGGCAGATGCTGATCAACCCCGCACCTTAA
- a CDS encoding TrkH family potassium uptake protein — protein sequence MKPNDSLHVSQLRVVLHLCGFLVLLYSLSMLPPMVIALLNKERTYFAFLTTFLTFFTLGGLTWRATRHAGIQLRTRDGFVIIVLFWLLFSFISAMPLWMDDGLQLSFADALFEGVSGITTTGATVIGDVSALPKSYLYYRAQLNFIGGLGVIVLAVAVLPLLGIGGMKLYQSEMPGPFKEERLTPRLADTARTLWVTYFALGVACTLAYWLAGMSFFDALCHGLSTVSLGGFSTRSESIGFYDSHAIELVAGAFSLLSAFNFTLWYVAIVRRTLKPIRRSPEVRFFLSAAAVIIVITAWQVWHAGMYNATDSLVHAFFLASSMMTDNGLSTADYAQWPAHTIFLLLSASFFGGCVGSTCGGIKALRFLIMFKQSIQEMNQLAHPRALLSIKVGKSVVNERVLRSVWSFFFLYVMITGFFVWALNLMGYDLFTSFATVAACINNMGLGFGETASTFGTLTEGSKLLMCAAMILGRLEIYPVLILFSRFFWRA from the coding sequence GTGAAGCCCAACGATTCGTTACATGTATCCCAGCTGCGGGTTGTCCTTCATCTCTGCGGTTTTCTGGTTCTGCTGTACAGCCTTTCTATGCTGCCGCCGATGGTTATCGCCCTGCTGAATAAAGAGCGGACCTACTTTGCCTTTCTGACCACCTTTTTAACCTTTTTTACTCTCGGAGGGCTAACCTGGCGCGCAACCCGTCACGCGGGCATACAGCTGCGCACCCGCGATGGGTTTGTCATTATCGTGCTGTTCTGGCTGCTGTTTTCATTCATTAGCGCCATGCCGCTCTGGATGGACGACGGGCTGCAGCTCTCCTTTGCCGACGCGCTCTTTGAAGGGGTTTCCGGGATCACCACCACCGGGGCAACGGTGATCGGGGACGTCAGCGCCCTGCCTAAGTCGTACCTTTATTACCGCGCTCAGCTGAATTTCATTGGCGGGTTAGGCGTCATCGTGCTGGCCGTCGCGGTCCTGCCCCTGCTGGGCATTGGCGGCATGAAGCTCTATCAGTCAGAGATGCCGGGGCCGTTCAAGGAGGAGCGCCTGACGCCCCGCCTTGCCGATACCGCGCGCACGCTGTGGGTGACCTACTTCGCGCTGGGCGTGGCCTGCACTCTGGCCTACTGGCTGGCGGGGATGTCCTTTTTTGATGCCCTCTGTCACGGGCTGTCGACCGTGTCGTTGGGCGGGTTCTCCACCCGCAGCGAGAGCATTGGGTTTTATGACAGCCATGCGATTGAGCTGGTCGCCGGGGCGTTTTCACTGCTCTCCGCGTTCAACTTCACCCTCTGGTACGTCGCCATTGTCCGACGCACCCTGAAGCCGATTCGCCGCAGCCCTGAGGTGAGATTCTTTCTGAGCGCCGCCGCGGTGATTATTGTCATCACCGCCTGGCAGGTCTGGCATGCCGGGATGTACAACGCTACGGATAGCCTGGTGCACGCCTTCTTCCTTGCCAGTTCAATGATGACCGATAACGGCCTTTCGACAGCCGATTATGCCCAATGGCCCGCACACACCATCTTCCTGCTGTTGAGCGCCAGCTTTTTTGGCGGCTGCGTAGGCTCGACCTGCGGCGGGATCAAAGCCCTGCGTTTTCTCATTATGTTCAAGCAGAGTATTCAGGAGATGAACCAGCTGGCGCATCCGCGAGCGCTGCTGAGCATTAAGGTGGGCAAAAGCGTGGTGAATGAACGCGTCCTGCGCTCGGTGTGGAGCTTCTTCTTTCTCTACGTGATGATCACGGGCTTTTTTGTCTGGGCGCTTAATCTGATGGGCTACGACCTGTTTACGTCATTCGCAACGGTTGCCGCCTGTATCAACAACATGGGGCTGGGGTTTGGCGAGACGGCGTCGACGTTCGGCACGTTAACAGAGGGGTCAAAACTGCTGATGTGCGCGGCGATGATCTTAGGGCGTCTGGAAATTTACCCGGTGCTGATTCTGTTCTCGCGCTTTTTCTGGCGGGCATAA
- a CDS encoding YgiQ family radical SAM protein, which produces MSAISLIQPDRDLFSWPQYWAACFGPAPFLPMSREEMDQLGWDSCDIILVTGDAYVDHPSFGMAICGRMLEAQGFRVGIISQPDWNSKDDFMRLGKPNLFFGVTAGNMDSMINRYTADRKLRHDDAYTPDNVAGKRPDRATLVYTQRCKEAWKDVPVILGGIEASLRRTAHYDYWSDTVRRSVLVDSKADMLIYGNGERPLVEVAHRLSQGEPVSSIRDVRNTAIMVKEALPGWSGVDSRIIDMPGKIDPIPHPYGEDLPCADNKPVEPKKAEAKAIVVQPPRPKPWEKTYVLLPSYEKVKADKVLYAHASRILHHETNPGCARALMQKHGERFIWINPPAIPLSTEEMDSVFALPYKRVPHPAYGNARIPAYEMIRFSINIMRGCFGGCSFCSITEHEGRIIQSRSEDSIINEIEAIRDSVPGFTGVISDLGGPTANMYMLRCKSPRAEQTCRRLSCVYPSICEHMDTNHEPTINLYRRARDLKGIKKILIASGVRYDIAVEDPRYIKELATHHVGGYLKIAPEHTEEGPLSKMMKPGMGSYDRFKELFDTYSKQAGKEQYLIPYFISAHPGTRDEDMVNLALWLKQRRFRLDQVQNFYPSPLANSTTMYYTGKNPLSKIGYKSEEVVVPKGDKQRRLHKALLRYHDPKNWPLIRQALEEMGKKHLIGSRRDCLVPAPTLDEMREARRQNRNTRPALTKHTPIVHQRSNGGAGTKKNVKRKIG; this is translated from the coding sequence ATGAGCGCAATTTCCCTGATCCAGCCGGATCGTGACCTCTTCTCCTGGCCCCAGTACTGGGCGGCCTGCTTTGGACCGGCGCCATTCCTGCCGATGTCCCGGGAAGAGATGGACCAACTGGGCTGGGACAGCTGCGACATCATTCTGGTCACGGGCGATGCCTACGTTGACCATCCGAGCTTCGGTATGGCCATCTGTGGCCGTATGCTTGAGGCGCAGGGCTTCCGCGTGGGGATCATCTCCCAGCCTGACTGGAACAGCAAAGACGACTTTATGCGTCTGGGTAAACCGAACCTGTTCTTCGGCGTCACCGCAGGCAACATGGACTCGATGATCAACCGCTATACCGCCGACCGCAAGCTGCGTCATGACGACGCCTACACGCCGGATAACGTGGCGGGTAAACGCCCCGACCGCGCGACCCTGGTCTATACCCAGCGCTGTAAAGAAGCCTGGAAAGACGTACCGGTGATCCTGGGCGGCATCGAGGCGAGCCTGCGCCGCACCGCCCACTACGACTACTGGTCAGATACCGTACGCCGCTCGGTGCTGGTGGATTCCAAAGCCGACATGCTGATTTACGGTAACGGCGAGCGTCCGCTGGTGGAAGTGGCGCACCGTCTGTCGCAGGGTGAACCGGTGAGCAGCATCCGCGACGTGCGCAATACCGCCATCATGGTGAAAGAGGCGCTGCCGGGCTGGAGCGGTGTGGATTCCCGCATCATTGATATGCCGGGCAAAATCGACCCGATCCCGCACCCGTACGGCGAAGATCTGCCGTGTGCCGATAACAAGCCGGTTGAGCCGAAAAAAGCGGAAGCGAAGGCTATCGTTGTGCAGCCGCCGCGCCCGAAACCGTGGGAAAAGACCTACGTGCTGCTGCCGTCCTACGAGAAGGTGAAAGCCGACAAGGTGCTCTACGCGCACGCGTCCCGTATTCTGCACCATGAAACCAACCCGGGCTGCGCCCGCGCGCTGATGCAGAAGCACGGCGAGCGCTTTATCTGGATCAACCCGCCGGCAATCCCGCTCTCCACCGAAGAGATGGACAGCGTCTTTGCGCTGCCGTACAAGCGCGTGCCACACCCGGCGTACGGTAACGCCCGTATCCCGGCGTATGAGATGATCCGCTTCTCGATCAACATCATGCGCGGCTGCTTCGGCGGCTGTTCCTTCTGCTCCATTACCGAGCACGAAGGGCGCATTATCCAGAGCCGCTCTGAAGATTCGATCATCAATGAGATCGAAGCGATTCGCGACTCGGTGCCGGGCTTTACCGGCGTGATTTCCGACCTTGGCGGCCCAACCGCGAACATGTACATGCTGCGCTGCAAATCGCCGCGTGCGGAGCAAACCTGTCGTCGTCTCTCCTGTGTCTATCCGAGCATTTGCGAGCATATGGACACCAACCATGAGCCGACGATCAACCTCTACCGCCGCGCGCGCGACCTGAAGGGCATCAAGAAAATCCTGATCGCGTCCGGGGTACGTTACGACATCGCCGTGGAAGATCCGCGCTACATCAAAGAGCTGGCGACGCACCACGTCGGCGGCTATCTGAAGATTGCGCCGGAGCACACCGAGGAAGGCCCGCTGTCGAAGATGATGAAGCCGGGCATGGGCAGCTACGATCGCTTTAAGGAGCTGTTCGATACCTATTCGAAGCAGGCGGGTAAAGAGCAGTATCTGATCCCATACTTCATCTCCGCCCACCCGGGCACACGTGATGAGGACATGGTGAACCTGGCGCTGTGGCTGAAGCAGCGTCGCTTCCGTCTGGATCAGGTGCAGAACTTCTATCCGTCACCGCTCGCCAACTCGACGACCATGTATTACACCGGCAAGAACCCGCTGAGTAAGATTGGCTACAAGAGTGAAGAGGTGGTGGTGCCGAAAGGGGATAAACAGCGTCGTCTGCATAAAGCGCTGCTGCGCTACCACGATCCGAAAAACTGGCCGCTGATCCGTCAGGCGCTGGAAGAGATGGGTAAAAAACACCTGATCGGCTCGCGCCGCGACTGTCTGGTTCCGGCTCCGACGCTGGATGAGATGCGCGAAGCGCGTCGCCAGAACCGCAATACGCGCCCGGCGCTGACCAAGCACACGCCGATTGTGCATCAGCGTTCGAACGGTGGAGCAGGAACGAAGAAGAACGTAAAACGCAAGATCGGTTAA
- the parC gene encoding DNA topoisomerase IV subunit A — translation MSDMAERLALHEFTENAYLNYSMYVIMDRALPFIGDGLKPVQRRIVYAMSELGLNATAKFKKSARTVGDVLGKYHPHGDSACYEAMVLMAQPFSYRYPLVDGQGNWGAPDDPKSFAAMRYTESRLSKYAEVLLGELGQGTVDWVPNFDGTMQEPKMLPARLPNILLNGTTGIAVGMATDIPPHNLREVAKAAITLIEQPKATLDELLDIVQGPDFPTEAEIITSRAEIRKIYQNGRGSVRMRAVWNKEDGAVVITALPHQVSGAKVLEQIASQMRNKKLPMVDDLRDESDHENPTRLVIVPRSNRVDMEQVMNHLFATTDLEKSYRINLNMIGLDGRPAVKNLLEILTEWLTFRRDTVRRRLNHRLEKVLKRLHILEGLLVAFLNIDEVIEIIRTEDEPKPALMSRFGISETQAEAILELKLRHLAKLEEMKIRGEQNELEKERDQLQAILASERKMNTLLKKELQADADAFGDDRRSPLHEREEAKAMNEHDMQPSEPVTIVLSQSGWVRSAKGHDIDAPGLSYKAGDSFKAAVKGKSNQPVAFIDSTGRSYAIDPITLPSARGQGEPLTGKLTLPPGATVDHMLMEADDQKLLLASDAGYGFICTFNDLVSRNRAGKALISLPDNAHVMAPLVIENESDMLLAITTAGRMLMFPVSDLPELSKGKGNKIINIPSAEAAKGEDSLAHLFLLPPQSTLTIHVGKRKIKLRPEELQKVVGERGRRGSLMRGLQRIDRVEIDSPARSTAGDSEE, via the coding sequence ATGAGCGATATGGCAGAGCGCCTCGCGCTACATGAATTCACGGAAAACGCCTACCTGAACTACTCCATGTACGTCATCATGGACAGGGCGTTGCCGTTTATCGGGGATGGCCTGAAGCCCGTTCAGCGCCGCATCGTCTATGCGATGTCCGAACTGGGGCTGAACGCCACCGCCAAGTTCAAGAAATCCGCCCGTACCGTCGGTGACGTACTGGGTAAATACCATCCGCACGGCGACAGCGCCTGTTATGAAGCGATGGTGCTGATGGCGCAGCCGTTCTCTTACCGCTATCCACTAGTGGACGGGCAGGGGAACTGGGGTGCGCCGGACGATCCGAAATCCTTCGCGGCGATGCGTTATACCGAATCCCGCCTCTCTAAATATGCCGAAGTGCTGCTGGGCGAGCTGGGTCAGGGAACCGTTGACTGGGTGCCAAACTTCGACGGTACGATGCAGGAGCCGAAGATGCTGCCTGCGCGTCTGCCGAACATTCTGCTGAACGGCACCACCGGTATCGCGGTCGGTATGGCGACGGACATTCCGCCGCACAACCTGCGTGAAGTGGCGAAAGCCGCCATTACCCTGATCGAGCAGCCGAAAGCGACGCTCGACGAGCTGCTGGATATCGTGCAGGGGCCAGATTTCCCGACCGAAGCCGAGATCATCACCTCGCGCGCGGAAATCCGCAAAATCTACCAGAACGGTCGCGGCTCCGTGCGTATGCGCGCGGTGTGGAATAAAGAGGACGGCGCCGTGGTGATCACCGCGCTGCCGCATCAGGTTTCCGGTGCCAAAGTGCTGGAGCAGATCGCCTCCCAGATGCGCAATAAAAAGCTGCCGATGGTGGACGACCTGCGCGACGAATCGGATCACGAGAACCCGACCCGTCTGGTGATCGTGCCGCGCTCCAACCGCGTGGACATGGAGCAGGTGATGAACCACCTGTTCGCCACCACCGATCTGGAAAAAAGCTACCGCATCAACCTGAACATGATTGGCCTCGACGGACGCCCGGCGGTGAAAAACCTGCTGGAGATCCTCACCGAATGGCTGACCTTCCGCCGCGATACGGTCCGTCGTCGTCTGAACCATCGTCTGGAGAAAGTGCTTAAGCGCCTGCATATCCTCGAGGGTTTGCTGGTGGCGTTCCTCAATATCGATGAAGTGATTGAGATCATCCGTACCGAGGACGAGCCGAAGCCGGCGCTGATGTCGCGCTTTGGCATCAGCGAAACCCAGGCCGAAGCGATCCTCGAGCTGAAGCTGCGCCATCTCGCCAAGCTGGAAGAGATGAAGATTCGCGGCGAGCAGAACGAGCTGGAAAAAGAGCGCGATCAGCTGCAGGCGATCCTCGCGTCCGAGCGCAAGATGAACACCCTGCTGAAGAAAGAGCTGCAGGCCGATGCCGATGCCTTCGGCGACGACCGTCGTTCTCCGCTGCACGAGCGCGAAGAGGCGAAGGCGATGAACGAGCACGACATGCAGCCGTCCGAGCCGGTGACCATTGTTCTGTCGCAGAGCGGCTGGGTGCGCAGCGCCAAAGGCCACGATATCGACGCGCCGGGCCTGAGCTACAAAGCGGGCGACAGCTTCAAAGCGGCGGTGAAAGGCAAGAGCAACCAGCCGGTGGCGTTTATCGACTCCACCGGCCGCAGCTACGCCATCGACCCGATTACGCTGCCTTCCGCGCGCGGGCAGGGCGAGCCGCTCACCGGCAAGCTGACGCTGCCGCCGGGGGCGACGGTTGACCATATGCTGATGGAAGCCGATGACCAGAAGCTGCTGCTGGCGTCCGATGCGGGCTACGGTTTTATCTGTACCTTCAACGATCTGGTCTCCCGTAACCGTGCCGGTAAGGCGCTGATTAGCCTGCCGGACAACGCCCACGTGATGGCGCCGCTGGTGATCGAGAACGAAAGCGACATGCTGCTGGCGATCACCACCGCCGGACGTATGCTGATGTTCCCGGTCAGCGATCTGCCGGAGCTGTCGAAAGGCAAGGGCAACAAGATCATCAACATCCCGTCGGCGGAAGCCGCGAAAGGCGAAGATAGCCTGGCGCACCTCTTCCTCCTGCCGCCGCAGAGCACGCTGACCATTCACGTCGGCAAGCGTAAGATCAAGCTTCGTCCGGAAGAGCTGCAGAAAGTGGTGGGTGAGCGCGGTCGCCGCGGCTCGCTGATGCGCGGCCTGCAGCGCATCGACCGCGTGGAGATTGACTCTCCTGCACGCAGCACCGCGGGTGACAGCGAAGAGTAA
- the yqhD gene encoding alcohol dehydrogenase, translated as MNNFNLHTPTRILFGKDAIADLRAQIPADARVLITYGGGSVKKTGVLDQVYSALDGLDVREFGGIEPNPSYETLMNAVKIAREENITFLLAVGGGSVLDGTKFIAAAAHYADGIDPWHILETRGSDIKSAIPMGSVLTLPATGSESNKGAVISRKTTGDKQAFMNEHVQPVFAILDPVYTYTLPARQVANGVVDAFVHTVEQYVTYPVDAKIQDRFAEGILLTLVEDGPKALKEPENYDVRANVMWAATQALNGLIGAGVPQDWATHMLGHELTAMHGLDHAQTLAVVLPALWNEKRDTKRAKLLQYAERVWNITEGSDDARIDAAIEATRSFFEGLGVPTRLSGYGLDGSSIPALLAKLEEHGMTHLGEHGDITLDVSRRIYEAAR; from the coding sequence ATGAACAACTTTAATCTTCACACCCCAACCCGCATTCTGTTTGGTAAAGACGCTATCGCCGATCTGCGCGCCCAGATCCCTGCTGACGCCCGCGTACTGATTACCTACGGTGGCGGCAGCGTGAAAAAAACCGGCGTGCTGGATCAGGTTTACAGCGCCCTGGACGGTCTGGACGTGCGTGAGTTCGGCGGCATCGAGCCAAACCCGTCTTACGAAACGCTGATGAACGCGGTGAAAATCGCCCGCGAAGAAAACATTACCTTCCTGCTGGCCGTCGGCGGCGGCTCCGTGCTGGACGGCACCAAATTCATCGCGGCGGCAGCGCACTACGCTGACGGCATCGATCCGTGGCACATCCTTGAAACCCGCGGCAGCGACATCAAAAGCGCCATCCCGATGGGCTCCGTACTGACCCTGCCGGCCACCGGCTCTGAATCCAACAAGGGCGCGGTGATCTCCCGTAAAACGACCGGCGACAAGCAGGCCTTCATGAACGAACACGTTCAGCCTGTATTCGCCATCCTGGATCCGGTTTACACCTACACCCTGCCTGCGCGTCAGGTAGCGAACGGCGTAGTCGATGCCTTTGTTCATACCGTTGAGCAGTACGTAACGTATCCGGTAGATGCCAAAATTCAGGATCGCTTCGCGGAAGGCATTCTGCTGACGCTCGTCGAAGATGGCCCGAAAGCGCTGAAAGAGCCGGAAAACTACGACGTGCGTGCCAACGTCATGTGGGCGGCAACGCAGGCGCTTAACGGCCTGATCGGTGCTGGCGTGCCGCAGGACTGGGCAACCCATATGCTGGGCCACGAGCTGACGGCGATGCACGGTTTGGACCACGCGCAAACTCTGGCCGTTGTGCTGCCTGCGCTGTGGAACGAAAAGCGGGATACCAAGCGTGCCAAACTGCTGCAGTACGCAGAACGCGTGTGGAACATCACCGAGGGTTCTGACGATGCGCGTATCGATGCCGCCATCGAAGCGACCCGCAGTTTCTTTGAAGGTCTGGGCGTGCCAACGCGTCTCTCTGGCTACGGTCTGGACGGCAGCTCCATCCCTGCCCTACTGGCGAAACTCGAAGAACACGGCATGACCCACCTGGGCGAGCACGGCGACATTACGCTGGACGTCAGCCGTCGCATCTACGAAGCGGCACGCTAA
- the plsC gene encoding 1-acylglycerol-3-phosphate O-acyltransferase, which yields MLYIVRLILTVIYCILVCIFGCIYCLFSPRNPKHVATFGHMFGRLAPLFGLKVEKRLPEGAENFGNAIYIANHQNNYDMVTAANIVLPPTVTVGKKSLLWIPFFGQLYWLTGNLLIDRNNRAKAHSTIAEVVNHFKKRKISIWMFPEGTRSRGRGLLPFKTGAFHAAIAAGVPIIPVCVSNTSNKINLNRLNNGLVIVEMLPPVDTSKYGKDQVRELAAHCRELMAQHIAQLDKEVAEREAAGKI from the coding sequence ATGCTATATATTGTTCGTCTTATTCTTACCGTTATCTACTGCATTCTGGTCTGTATTTTCGGCTGCATCTACTGCCTGTTCAGTCCGCGTAATCCGAAGCATGTTGCCACCTTTGGCCATATGTTCGGTCGTCTTGCGCCGCTGTTTGGTCTGAAGGTTGAAAAACGTCTGCCGGAAGGGGCGGAGAATTTCGGTAACGCCATCTATATCGCCAACCATCAGAACAATTACGATATGGTGACCGCCGCAAATATCGTGCTTCCACCGACCGTGACGGTGGGAAAAAAAAGCCTGCTGTGGATCCCGTTTTTTGGCCAGCTTTACTGGCTGACCGGTAACCTGCTGATCGACCGTAACAACCGCGCGAAAGCGCACAGCACTATTGCGGAAGTGGTGAATCATTTTAAAAAGCGCAAAATCTCAATCTGGATGTTCCCGGAAGGAACGCGCAGCCGCGGCCGCGGCCTGCTGCCGTTTAAAACCGGGGCGTTTCATGCCGCAATTGCGGCAGGTGTTCCAATTATTCCTGTGTGCGTTTCCAATACTTCGAATAAGATTAATCTTAACCGCCTGAATAACGGGCTGGTGATTGTCGAAATGCTGCCACCCGTCGATACCAGCAAATACGGTAAAGACCAGGTGCGCGAGCTGGCAGCGCACTGCCGTGAGCTGATGGCTCAGCATATTGCGCAGCTCGACAAAGAAGTCGCAGAGAGAGAAGCCGCCGGTAAGATTTAA
- the dkgA gene encoding 2,5-didehydrogluconate reductase DkgA has product MANQTVIKLQDGNVMPQLGLGVWKAGNDEVVSAIHKALEVGYRSIDTAAAYKNEDGVGKALASAGVPRDELFITTKLWNDDQKRPREALEESLGKLQLDFVDLWLMHWPVPAIDHYVDAWKGMIELQKEGLVKSIGVCNFQVHHLQRLIDETGVTPVINQIELHPLMQQRQLHAWNATHKIQTESWSPLAQGGEGVFDQKIIRELADKYGKTPAQIVIRWHLDNGLVVIPKSVTPSRIAENFDVWDFRLDKEELGEIAKLDKGKRLGPDPDQFGG; this is encoded by the coding sequence ATGGCAAACCAAACCGTAATCAAGCTGCAGGACGGCAACGTGATGCCCCAGCTGGGGCTAGGTGTATGGAAAGCCGGTAACGACGAGGTCGTCTCCGCCATTCATAAAGCCCTGGAAGTCGGCTATCGGTCTATTGATACCGCTGCCGCATACAAGAACGAGGACGGCGTGGGTAAGGCACTTGCCAGCGCTGGCGTCCCCCGCGATGAGTTATTCATCACCACGAAACTGTGGAACGACGATCAAAAACGCCCCCGCGAAGCGCTGGAGGAGAGCCTGGGGAAACTCCAGCTCGATTTCGTCGATCTCTGGCTGATGCACTGGCCGGTTCCGGCTATCGATCACTACGTTGATGCCTGGAAAGGGATGATTGAACTGCAGAAAGAGGGGCTGGTGAAAAGCATCGGCGTCTGTAACTTCCAGGTTCATCACCTGCAGCGACTGATTGACGAGACGGGCGTTACGCCGGTGATTAACCAGATCGAGCTGCACCCGCTGATGCAGCAGCGCCAGTTACACGCCTGGAACGCTACGCATAAAATCCAGACCGAGTCCTGGAGCCCGCTGGCGCAAGGCGGCGAAGGGGTGTTTGATCAAAAGATTATCCGTGAGCTGGCGGATAAATACGGTAAAACCCCGGCGCAAATCGTCATTCGCTGGCATCTCGACAACGGCCTGGTGGTCATTCCGAAATCGGTCACGCCGTCTCGCATCGCCGAAAACTTCGACGTCTGGGACTTCCGGCTGGACAAAGAAGAGCTGGGTGAGATTGCGAAGCTGGATAAGGGTAAACGTTTAGGCCCGGATCCGGATCAGTTTGGCGGGTAA